CTACACTCCAGTGGCGTCTCTCTAGTGGCGCCTCCTCGACCCAAGCGGAACTCGCAGCCATCAAAGGAGCCCTCCAACACCTACACACCACCACGGCACACAGCGCCCTTATCGCCACGGACTCCATGGCTGCCCTGCAAGCACTCCGTAACCCGTGGCCACAAGACAACGTGCGGCTGCTCACGAGCATCCATCACCTCGCCACGACCCTGTGTGGGAGGGCAAGGAGGATCACTCTCACATGGATTCCGGGCCATGCGGGTATACGTGGAATGATCTTGCTGATGCTGCAGCTaaagccgccaccaccatcgcagACCCGGAAATCACTATCTCACCCAGCATGGCACAAGTCAAACGCACAATCAGAGCCAACACATTACGTCTCCATAAAACACTCACGAAGAAGAAGCCGCCGGGGCTCACCCTCTGCAATCTGGTACGCCAGAGCCACTGATTATAAACCAACAgcacttccaccacacacacatcctaaagTCAGGGCTGATGTTCACAGACTTCGCCTTGGCTACCCTTGCCTATCAGCCCTGCAAGGACAGGTTCCACTCGCCTGCCAACACTGCGAAGCCCGAACATCACACCCACTACACTCTCAGGCAAGCGAGAGCGCAAACACCTCGATGGCAGCTCAACACCAGGGTACCTTCAAGTGGTACAACAGGAAGTCTGGCTACGGTTTCATTCGTGATTCCGTAGTCAACAAAGACTTCTTTGTTCACTACTCTGGACTGAAGAGATCCTTCAGGAAACCCTTACCCCGAGAAGGAGACCACGCCACCTTCACCAGCTTCAAGGGGAAGAAGGGTCCAGAGGCCAGAGAGGTCGCCAGGGAAGGCAACCAAGAACGCCCCCTTCACCGCACTAAATCGTCTCCCGGGCCTGGAAAAGCAGCAGAAGCGGAGCTGAAGATGAAGGCTTGCATCTGCACGGCACAAGCTCTTGCAGGCAACAACACCCGCCGCCTGCAGTCCTTGATTCCGCTTCTGCTGAAGCACAACGGGCTGCCTGCCATAAGCATCCCTGAGGAAGTCTTCACCACCACTCGCCATCGCACCAAGAAGGCACAGGGAAAACGCCAGCCGCCTAAAGAAGAACCTCTCCACGAGGACCATGTGGAGGAGGGAACgggcatggaggaggaagaggaagaaaatgaggtcgTGGACGTAGTAGGCACCGACACAAGCCTACGCAGCCACACCACAGACCCGCCTCACCACACAACTAAATCCCCTTCTCCTGAAGAAGaccaaaataaaaaggatatgCAAAAGACTACCCCTAACACTGCTACAACCACCAAGGGCATGAGCCTGTGGCAGTGGGACACCAAGAGCCAAGACGAGGCACCACCGACCAAGGATTACGAGAAGATCATTGCCGACATGGTAGAGGACTTCAAGACTGCCAACAACCAACACAGCCAGCACACCATGAAGAAGCGGCACCAGCGCcgctaagaagaagaaaatcaagagcAGAACGGGCCACCATAGCCCGTGTGGGTATTTTATGCCCACAAtagcctcatataaaatctatttactgcgccgactcaggtcctgggagcaccggcagatgagctgaggagTGTACCTtatctttatactccctaagctcatgtacgccgccccagcgtggtcctcctcctgaacctcacacaacgacaacagctggagagggttcagaggagggcgttcaggtcatccttgggcctgcctacaggtcctacgaggacgccctgacctgcctgagtctgccgaggctggccacaagacaccaggaagccttggaaaatttggggaaggactgctgcgtcatccacgtctccgccacctgctaccacccgacgtgcctccccctgctcgcgccacccgacaccataatcgcgtggcgcctttgagagcaccgcgcacggatcggtaccgactcagcgcggtgcccactattgtgcgagctttaaataaataagtgaatttctaggttaagtttatccatagttaggttaagcatttttagttcattgtggtaatgtcccacccctgtacattttcagtgtatttttacattgcctaattaataaaccgtttattattattattattattattattattattacacacacacacaaaataatgattagcattaaaagtagatggttaagtttattcattcttacataGGTTAAGTTTATTCATCCTTACAAATTTTGTACTTTGCAATACTTACATTATACACCATAAGATcttatatataatttcattttctttaccttttggaaccttatatatatttttatttaaacttaaagTGTTAATCCTAGCAAgcaagaactagaaaagtaaaagtatTATTACACTGGAGCCCAATCGGGTACACAGGGAAAAGTTCTTGAAACTGGCCCTCAGAACCATCTTTGAATTAATGATTCCCTAACTTGTGTGGCATCCAGTTCATgatcatcttcatcctccaatAAATCAACTACTTCCTGTGGCTCAATCTCAACATCTAACATGTCCACTCTTCTTGAAATAGCAATGTTATGCAAAATAGCACATGCCATCACAATTCTTTTTGTATTGGGAAGTTTGGTTCGGAGGGGTATGCTTAAGCTTGCAAATCTTCTTTTCAGTACACCGAATGCCCTCTCAATAGAGTTCCGTGTTTGTATATGAGCTACATTATACCTCCTATGCTTTTCAGTTCTTGGAGCTAGGAGTGGAGTCAGTAAATATTCCCGACTTGGATACCCACTATCCCCTAACAAATATAAACCCCTGTAATCTTCTTGATCTAGAAGATAACAGATACGACAATTAGAAAATATTCTTGAGTCATGTACGCTGCCAGGCCAACTTGCAACAACATGCATAAATTTGAGTTCTGAATCACAAATACCTTGGACATTTAATGAGTAAAACCCCTTTCGACATCTATACATCTCAACGTTGTTCCCACCTAGACTCTGTATTGGAATGTGTGTACAATCTATACACCCCAATACACCTGGCATACCAGCAATATCGTAGAGCTTTGAGGCCATCTGACGTGCTTCTGGCTGTGGAAATTTGATGTAGTCTGGTGCCAGGAAAGCAATAAGTTGAACCACCTCTCCAACAGCCCTGCATGCTGATGATTTTGCAATATCCATGATGTCAGCTACTGTAAGAAGGAAACTTCCCGTGGCTAGGTACCGCAAGGTAACTAGCATCTTCAAATGCAGAGGAAT
This region of Portunus trituberculatus isolate SZX2019 chromosome 12, ASM1759143v1, whole genome shotgun sequence genomic DNA includes:
- the LOC123502601 gene encoding putative nuclease HARBI1; the protein is MAALDEIIDEEMFEMEELRRVKIPCIVPKDRNDPFYYLSGEEFLERFRLPKDAVRDLIEEVRPRTHVDRLGTGCGIPLHLKMLVTLRYLATGSFLLTVADIMDIAKSSACRAVGEVVQLIAFLAPDYIKFPQPEARQMASKLYDIAGMPGVLGCIDCTHIPIQSLGGNNVEMYRCRKGFYSLNVQGICDSELKFMHVVASWPGSVHDSRIFSNCRICYLLDQEDYRGLYLLGDSGYPSREYLLTPLLAPRTEKHRRYNVAHIQTRNSIERAFGVLKRRFASLSIPLRTKLPNTKRIVMACAILHNIAISRRVDMLDVEIEPQEVVDLLEDEDDHELDATQVRESLIQRWF